In one window of candidate division KSB1 bacterium DNA:
- a CDS encoding THUMP domain-containing protein: MTFEYQKSFRFFAQIAGGLEELGCQELSELGAEEIDPAFRGIYFSADHATLYRVNYCSRLITRVLAPLITFDCPDELTLYRVARSIDWSKLFSIHHRFAIFANISHSKITHSQFASLRLKDAVADAFRDATGERPSVDRENPDVWINLHIESDQATISIDASGGSLHRRGYRKRSVEAPMQETVAAAIIRYAEWVGQRPLYDPLCGSGTLLCEALMAYCQVPAGYLRDRFGFQMLPDFQADIWRQIKNQADQQMQALPDGLIAGSDISHKAIQAATTNIHSLPFGNRVHLSIMDFKDIANLTDNTILCNPPYGIRLGDPQNLGQFYKALGDFLKKKCQGATAYIYFGNRTMLKHIGLRPAWKKPLENGGIDGRLAKFILY, translated from the coding sequence ATGACGTTCGAATATCAAAAATCGTTTCGCTTCTTTGCGCAAATCGCAGGGGGATTAGAAGAATTGGGGTGTCAGGAATTATCCGAGCTCGGCGCTGAGGAGATCGACCCTGCGTTTCGCGGTATCTATTTTTCGGCTGATCATGCCACCTTGTATCGCGTTAATTATTGCTCTCGCCTCATCACTCGCGTGCTTGCCCCGCTTATCACATTCGATTGCCCCGATGAGCTGACATTGTACCGAGTCGCAAGAAGCATTGATTGGAGCAAATTGTTTTCGATCCATCATCGTTTCGCCATATTTGCCAACATCTCGCATAGCAAGATCACCCATTCTCAATTTGCCAGCCTGCGGCTGAAGGACGCCGTCGCCGATGCCTTTCGCGATGCGACTGGCGAGCGGCCCAGTGTCGACCGTGAAAATCCCGATGTTTGGATTAACCTCCATATCGAATCTGATCAAGCCACTATCAGCATTGATGCTTCTGGAGGATCGCTGCATCGGCGCGGGTATCGGAAACGATCGGTCGAAGCGCCCATGCAGGAGACGGTCGCGGCAGCCATAATTCGTTATGCAGAATGGGTTGGCCAAAGACCACTCTATGATCCCTTATGCGGATCTGGCACCTTGCTGTGCGAAGCGCTTATGGCCTATTGTCAGGTTCCTGCTGGCTATTTGCGCGACCGATTCGGGTTCCAAATGCTCCCTGATTTCCAAGCTGACATTTGGCGACAAATTAAAAACCAAGCCGATCAGCAAATGCAGGCACTGCCCGATGGATTGATCGCTGGCAGCGATATCTCTCATAAAGCGATTCAAGCTGCAACAACCAACATTCATAGCCTTCCATTTGGAAACCGTGTCCATTTATCGATCATGGATTTCAAAGACATCGCTAACCTGACCGACAACACCATTCTGTGTAACCCACCCTACGGCATTCGGCTCGGCGATCCGCAAAATTTGGGACAATTTTATAAGGCGTTGGGCGATTTTCTGAAGAAGAAATGCCAGGGAGCGACAGCGTACATTTATTTTGGTAATCGAACGATGCTGAAGCATATTGGCCTTCGACCCGCATGGAAGAAACCCCTGGAAAACGGTGGGATTGATGGCCGGCTGGCAAAATTTATTCTATACTGA
- a CDS encoding translocation/assembly module TamB domain-containing protein: MKRISKTALYFALCLIGLYLLITLQPGSLLLTRLVQRQLAEFIEMPVQIDHIQTNLFSRIHVKSLLLGSVEPNQPPLLSFKELLVHFHIWDFFNKKISLKKIEIDQLEIHVLKDSVGEFNLPKKLFTKEPSPPATVKEAPARFEVMIDQLRINNMSIGYSEQRNSLRVELMQMQIKLDTETETDYKIGWLRARTGELSWKQALQPINQFDVFFKLDQRQIEITKAILSTQDIQLAGAARYHFEERSIYSGHIDGAIQLDLLNHLLADPDQTSYQGQLSLSADFSGPIDQLCASMRLQLDQGKLVKLPIEGLHAELSLQDETLQLIDLSAAMLKGNISAHGKLGFADDSMKYHLVLSLDRLDLNGLLQKLSAKSTDLIQGQLNAQFSLTGNTSDWLGMTASADFRLSQLEINSQKFSEIVGHLSYSYRNIHFLLDENGSQLQFLGHIEPDQSITGQLNANLLDVAPLASISGLFGLTGQLRLNALLSGSISSPIATIELHVRDGKFQGFPVNELDATALYESRQVKISHLLATGWSGELWPLAESLALDTLAGNLRYKISAQGTFQNLISQIEVQLDEPRINDIKLEHAKLFASSAGTILTIDSLQIYWLNYWLTASGQFHWQPALATEMLFTIHSKDSLTEKKETYGSLLLHGKLSHRLLQATLVGKSISPAPFAQLLGKTESIGGVLSFDASAHGRLDHPEFTFRGRWHHPTYRGHSLDSVATDFEYRDRMLTIAQFQATSDHGILTIEGRWPILPEGNKISEPSHPKLSLSADNFDLGFITGFLPDSLQVSGKFSGEIDLKGWRPQPKLTGHFKIDDAITKLPNLMLSSLELQANFKDSEFQMEQFSGKINQFPFRFQGEAHFEPFARFETRLHGEVMNLAQLQFQFKRNEDHAIVGSLNVSEFNLSHLFELLSIDLQPKGEIDIRAEISGTDSNPTIAVMLHSSKIAYETAQLDSLILRATYSNHQISLTQSGAKVGDGLVRLEGQLPLAVLINDSSKTSDQLLQFHFTAQELAIDWLRPFFPGLELLRGKVNSRVLFSGTLGQPKAEGSIDLNSGLIKLKGIEPEISDISCRIEFLGDTVTIANLTGKAGTGSFLAQGWTIFSENGLSATNFNLSMERIKLTLPKIAMAGIERGEMTLVQSGENYRIQGNIRLSETRYIQDFRPRLSQFLTRLPSRSSIEPDPALNHLQLDILFQGNENIWIDNNLAKLQLSANLNLTGTLAQPNIAGRVIIHKGYVLYLDRKFRLTSGSLYFSDPQRINPLIDVTAVSEVTDYQGSKETKYTVTLKLSGLLEKLDFSLTSDPVLDRANIVSLLTLGRTRETLIPQSSNGQRTSLQQVMLTRFQELGAHRLADFTEQKLSEALDLENITIEGNLLRWDRAWAPRITASKRLSDRFNITYSTVVGHATEQQIKLGYQFSKYFSIIGNTGQVGQSGLDLKFHYKFY; the protein is encoded by the coding sequence GTGAAAAGAATAAGCAAAACGGCGCTATACTTTGCCCTCTGCCTAATTGGATTGTATCTTTTGATTACATTACAGCCAGGAAGCTTGTTGCTCACTCGATTGGTTCAGCGACAATTGGCTGAATTCATCGAAATGCCAGTTCAGATTGATCACATTCAGACCAATTTGTTTAGCCGCATTCATGTGAAAAGCCTTTTGCTGGGATCCGTAGAACCCAACCAGCCCCCGCTTTTAAGCTTCAAAGAATTGCTTGTTCATTTCCATATTTGGGACTTCTTCAACAAAAAAATATCGCTCAAAAAAATAGAAATCGACCAGCTTGAGATTCATGTGCTCAAAGATTCGGTGGGTGAATTCAATCTCCCTAAAAAACTATTCACCAAAGAACCATCGCCCCCGGCTACGGTCAAAGAAGCGCCTGCCCGCTTTGAGGTAATGATTGATCAATTGCGTATCAATAATATGAGCATCGGATACTCAGAACAGCGCAATTCGCTCCGTGTGGAATTAATGCAAATGCAGATCAAATTGGATACCGAAACAGAAACTGATTACAAAATCGGCTGGCTGAGAGCTCGTACAGGAGAGCTTAGCTGGAAGCAAGCTTTGCAGCCTATCAACCAATTCGATGTCTTCTTCAAATTGGACCAAAGACAGATAGAAATCACAAAAGCGATTCTATCAACGCAGGATATTCAGCTCGCCGGAGCGGCTCGTTATCATTTTGAGGAACGATCCATCTATTCAGGCCATATAGATGGAGCTATTCAGCTCGATTTGTTGAATCATCTGCTGGCTGATCCAGACCAAACATCCTATCAAGGGCAATTGAGCCTTTCGGCTGACTTTTCTGGACCAATAGACCAGCTCTGCGCTTCGATGAGATTACAGCTTGACCAGGGAAAACTGGTTAAATTGCCAATCGAGGGACTTCATGCAGAACTCTCCCTTCAGGATGAAACTCTGCAACTGATCGATCTCTCGGCAGCCATGCTAAAGGGTAACATATCAGCTCACGGTAAGCTGGGATTTGCGGATGACTCCATGAAATATCATTTGGTCCTCAGTCTGGATCGGCTGGACTTGAACGGATTATTACAGAAATTATCTGCAAAATCAACTGATCTAATCCAAGGCCAACTGAATGCACAATTTTCTTTGACTGGGAATACGAGCGATTGGCTGGGAATGACCGCATCGGCAGATTTTCGGTTATCCCAGTTAGAGATCAATTCCCAGAAATTCTCGGAAATCGTTGGCCATCTTTCCTATTCTTACAGGAATATCCATTTTCTGCTCGATGAAAACGGATCGCAATTACAGTTTTTGGGTCATATCGAACCCGATCAGTCAATTACGGGACAGCTCAATGCAAATCTACTGGACGTCGCCCCTCTCGCCAGCATCTCTGGGCTTTTTGGGCTTACTGGTCAGCTTCGATTGAACGCTCTTTTGTCTGGCAGCATTTCTAGTCCAATTGCTACCATTGAGCTTCATGTTCGCGACGGCAAATTTCAGGGCTTTCCAGTGAACGAACTGGATGCGACTGCTCTTTATGAATCGAGACAAGTGAAGATCTCCCATCTGCTTGCCACTGGTTGGTCAGGTGAACTATGGCCGCTGGCAGAAAGCCTGGCGTTGGATACGCTGGCTGGGAACCTCAGATATAAAATTTCCGCACAAGGGACATTTCAGAACTTGATCAGTCAGATCGAAGTTCAGTTGGATGAGCCGAGAATCAATGACATCAAATTAGAGCATGCCAAGCTTTTTGCCAGCAGCGCCGGAACCATTCTTACCATCGACTCGCTCCAGATCTATTGGCTGAATTATTGGCTTACTGCTTCGGGGCAATTTCACTGGCAGCCAGCATTGGCAACTGAGATGCTGTTCACAATTCATTCAAAAGATTCCTTAACTGAGAAAAAGGAAACTTACGGCTCGCTGCTATTGCACGGGAAATTGTCACATCGATTACTACAAGCCACGTTGGTAGGGAAATCGATCTCCCCAGCCCCGTTCGCTCAGTTGCTTGGGAAAACGGAATCGATCGGTGGAGTACTCAGCTTTGATGCTTCGGCGCATGGTCGACTCGACCATCCAGAATTCACCTTCCGCGGTCGATGGCATCATCCCACTTATCGGGGACACTCGCTCGATTCGGTAGCCACCGATTTCGAATACCGGGATCGAATGCTGACGATCGCACAGTTTCAAGCCACAAGTGACCATGGCATATTAACAATCGAAGGCCGTTGGCCAATTCTTCCCGAGGGAAACAAAATATCAGAACCATCACATCCAAAGCTATCGCTTTCCGCTGATAATTTCGATTTGGGATTTATCACCGGGTTTCTGCCCGATTCGCTGCAGGTTTCTGGCAAATTTTCAGGTGAGATCGATTTGAAAGGTTGGAGACCTCAGCCAAAATTAACAGGTCATTTCAAAATCGATGATGCGATAACGAAACTGCCCAATTTGATGCTATCTTCCCTCGAGCTGCAAGCCAATTTCAAGGATTCTGAATTTCAAATGGAGCAATTTTCTGGCAAAATCAATCAATTTCCGTTTAGATTCCAGGGAGAAGCGCATTTTGAACCTTTTGCCAGATTTGAAACGCGACTTCATGGCGAAGTAATGAATTTGGCTCAATTGCAATTCCAATTCAAACGCAATGAAGATCATGCGATCGTTGGCTCATTAAATGTCTCAGAGTTTAACCTCAGCCATCTATTTGAACTGCTTTCAATCGACCTCCAGCCGAAAGGGGAAATCGATATTCGCGCAGAAATAAGCGGTACAGATTCCAACCCAACGATCGCCGTTATGCTACACAGCTCTAAAATTGCTTATGAGACCGCCCAGCTCGATTCTCTGATTCTTCGAGCTACCTACTCAAATCATCAGATTTCTTTGACGCAATCTGGGGCAAAAGTCGGCGATGGGCTCGTTCGATTGGAGGGTCAGTTGCCGCTGGCTGTCTTAATCAATGACAGTTCCAAAACATCTGATCAATTGCTCCAATTTCATTTCACGGCCCAGGAACTTGCCATCGATTGGCTGCGACCGTTTTTCCCAGGCTTAGAATTGTTGCGTGGAAAGGTTAATTCCCGCGTGCTCTTCTCTGGCACACTGGGGCAACCCAAGGCCGAAGGTTCGATTGATCTCAATTCTGGTTTGATCAAACTCAAAGGAATTGAACCAGAAATTAGCGACATCTCCTGCCGCATCGAATTTCTGGGCGATACAGTGACCATCGCGAATTTGACAGGGAAGGCTGGGACTGGAAGTTTCCTTGCTCAAGGGTGGACCATCTTTAGCGAAAATGGACTTTCCGCTACCAATTTCAATCTCAGCATGGAAAGAATCAAGCTGACCCTTCCGAAGATCGCTATGGCTGGCATCGAGCGCGGGGAAATGACCTTGGTCCAATCGGGCGAAAATTATCGGATCCAAGGTAACATTCGGCTCAGCGAAACGAGATATATTCAGGACTTTCGGCCGCGCCTCAGCCAGTTCTTAACCCGACTGCCGAGCCGATCCAGCATCGAGCCCGACCCGGCATTGAACCATCTTCAACTCGATATCCTCTTTCAGGGGAATGAAAACATTTGGATCGATAATAATCTCGCTAAATTGCAACTTTCGGCCAATCTCAATCTGACGGGAACATTGGCCCAGCCAAATATTGCTGGTCGGGTCATCATCCACAAAGGATATGTGCTTTATCTCGATCGCAAGTTCAGGCTAACCAGCGGCTCATTATATTTCAGCGATCCGCAGCGGATCAATCCATTGATAGACGTTACGGCAGTTTCCGAGGTCACAGATTACCAGGGATCGAAAGAGACGAAATACACCGTTACATTAAAGCTATCTGGGTTGCTGGAAAAATTGGATTTTTCGCTCACCTCCGATCCAGTATTGGATCGCGCCAATATTGTTTCCTTGCTCACGTTAGGCCGTACCCGGGAAACACTAATTCCGCAATCCTCCAATGGTCAACGAACATCGTTGCAACAGGTGATGCTAACTCGGTTTCAGGAGCTCGGTGCGCATCGATTGGCCGATTTCACGGAACAAAAATTAAGCGAAGCGCTCGACTTGGAAAATATCACCATCGAGGGCAATCTGTTACGATGGGATCGGGCTTGGGCGCCACGGATCACTGCGTCCAAGCGGCTATCTGACCGGTTCAATATCACCTATTCTACCGTGGTGGGCCATGCGACCGAGCAACAGATCAAGCTGGGTTATCAATTCTCGAAGTATTTTTCGATCATCGGTAATACCGGCCAAGTTGGTCAATCCGGCCTTGATCTGAAATTTCATTATAAGTTCTATTGA
- the bamA gene encoding outer membrane protein assembly factor BamA: MALKRNIILSIIICWGWAFILTTENTIAQTRYKIAQVRFEGNERFSDATLRRLMLSRPHRWYAKSYFRPEIFQDDLEAISNFYLNEGYLEAKIIDHQVQIDTSSQRVNIQIRIEEGVQTQISDIAFFGNRAFSDSVLMRKIKSAVGKPFRKNVLEDDRYQILFHYANQGYIEANVTPSLKLNAETHEMLIDFNIDEGPLVSIGAIKLEGIKKTRPKVVFRQLAFRSGDTYNYANILISQRQLYLTGLFSNVIIRPDEKADTLPTIRNIRISLEERKNGEMNFGFGYGTLDRLRGSVELLHNNLFGTGRQAGISGFASAIARRAELSLTDPWLFGSKTKADLNGYFEQRDEPAYNLDRHGFKFTLGKKLGNFSNLNLSYRYEIAQRTDKLNGLAPRPDDKGNTRSLTGLLIRDSRDDLINTTRGSFASLNFESAGAFLKGTATFYKTIINFRYFYPLNQRLVIASALMAGWMDRYGINDEIPIQERFFSGGATSLRGFKEKYVGPKNELNSPVGGNVLLTLNLIEWRYTFYKKFSAISFIDMGNVWKNAEQLRKFNLRKTAGIGLRFNSPLGILRVDYGFKLDRRQDESKGELYFSVGQAF, translated from the coding sequence ATGGCATTGAAAAGAAACATCATTCTTTCTATCATTATTTGTTGGGGGTGGGCTTTTATCTTGACTACCGAGAACACGATCGCCCAAACGCGATATAAAATCGCCCAAGTGCGCTTTGAAGGAAATGAGCGATTTTCCGATGCGACTTTGCGGCGGTTAATGTTAAGTCGGCCACACCGCTGGTACGCCAAAAGCTATTTTCGACCCGAAATTTTTCAGGATGATCTGGAGGCGATTAGCAATTTTTATTTGAATGAAGGCTATTTAGAGGCCAAAATCATTGACCATCAAGTCCAAATCGATACTTCATCCCAGAGGGTGAACATTCAGATCCGCATCGAAGAGGGCGTGCAGACCCAAATTTCGGACATTGCTTTTTTTGGAAATCGAGCATTTTCCGATTCTGTTTTAATGCGGAAGATCAAATCCGCCGTCGGAAAACCATTCCGAAAAAATGTTTTAGAGGACGATCGCTATCAGATATTGTTTCATTATGCGAACCAGGGATATATCGAAGCCAACGTCACACCATCGCTCAAATTGAACGCTGAAACCCATGAGATGCTGATCGATTTTAATATCGATGAAGGGCCATTGGTGAGCATTGGCGCTATCAAATTAGAGGGGATTAAAAAAACTCGGCCCAAAGTGGTATTTCGCCAACTGGCTTTTCGATCGGGAGATACATATAACTATGCGAATATTTTGATCAGCCAGCGCCAGCTTTATCTTACAGGCTTGTTCTCAAACGTAATCATTCGACCCGATGAGAAAGCAGACACTCTTCCAACGATTCGGAACATCAGGATCAGTCTTGAAGAGAGGAAAAATGGTGAGATGAATTTTGGATTTGGTTATGGAACGTTGGATCGACTGCGCGGCTCGGTTGAATTGCTGCACAATAACCTTTTTGGCACTGGACGCCAGGCTGGCATATCTGGCTTTGCCAGTGCCATTGCACGTCGCGCAGAGCTCTCTCTTACTGATCCCTGGTTATTCGGCTCCAAAACCAAGGCCGACCTCAATGGCTACTTTGAGCAACGCGATGAACCAGCCTATAACCTTGATCGTCATGGTTTCAAATTTACACTTGGAAAAAAATTGGGTAATTTTTCCAATTTGAATCTCAGCTATCGCTACGAAATCGCTCAGCGCACGGATAAGCTAAATGGCTTAGCACCAAGACCGGATGATAAGGGCAACACCAGAAGCCTCACTGGACTATTGATCCGAGACTCCCGAGACGATCTGATCAATACCACCCGTGGCTCCTTTGCATCGCTGAATTTTGAGTCCGCCGGAGCCTTTCTTAAAGGCACGGCCACTTTCTACAAGACCATTATTAATTTCCGCTATTTCTATCCGTTAAATCAGCGTCTGGTCATCGCTTCCGCGCTCATGGCTGGATGGATGGATCGATATGGGATCAATGATGAGATCCCTATTCAAGAACGTTTTTTCTCCGGGGGTGCAACATCGCTTCGTGGTTTTAAAGAAAAATATGTTGGCCCCAAAAATGAGCTCAACAGTCCCGTGGGCGGAAACGTCCTATTGACTCTCAATTTGATCGAATGGCGCTACACGTTCTATAAAAAATTTTCCGCCATCAGCTTTATTGATATGGGAAACGTTTGGAAAAATGCCGAACAGTTGCGAAAATTCAATCTGCGGAAGACCGCTGGTATTGGACTCCGGTTCAATTCGCCGCTGGGCATTCTCAGAGTTGATTACGGATTCAAACTCGATCGACGCCAGGATGAATCCAAAGGGGAACTGTATTTCTCCGTTGGGCAGGCATTCTGA
- a CDS encoding DUF4038 domain-containing protein yields the protein MMKKLVLWRSWGSFSIALGCLFALIFHDSILAHPIKSKVPQYGLFEAEFQAQLSYNNPYVEAFLSVSVDGPNGIHLEIEGYWYEGNCWRFRIMPTAPGRWIYITHSNDPGLDSLSGEFECVPSDRPGILQVNPDFPYSFRLSEGTPFLWLGETNWCLMSDGVPFSDGSFQKYIIRRREQKFNGIHFVLGTGGLPLGTTNPKNEGGSLWISQSQQRINPEFYKWMDRRMAFLDSVQMAVGFFITWAQHFMTFRREQFERWERYLIARYAAYPLLYWVLVGEFDEAGTIEDYHYHGRVFYNFDPYGHLISNHPNHWDPNNLGTSRIFAGQDWFGMVLQQLPRYPITATPAEVNRSILVDRQYNIPVVNLEFGYEDKNYYGKIVTAQCIRKYAWAIMFGGGFLSYGHEKTIRTVDPSALESEGVRYLGIMYEFFERLKWWEFSPDPDRADRGFCLSSPRPEFLVYLVEPGPVKVDLSQVNGLFMANWFDPITGDSGDTLLFSGGRGQTFDPPFANDAILHIFPNCQPIMEVTPDRLLFEAVEHGDNPEARTIRIRNIGAGEMKWSATKLANSEWLLINPSTGIGDADVSVSIELNGLSPVIYRDTVQFSAYRAMNGPIAVPIELKVDSMACMKVISPNGGEYWEIGSQQQITWWSQRISDTVRIHYSSDAGSSWHQIARAPNIHHYTWTVPAVPSSNCLIRISDEISRMEDQSDSTFCIAEPLQPDFSAEPLIGYLPLNVTFHDHSTGLIDRWHWDFGDGGISKEQHPVHSYLISGCFSVQLTIAGKTGERSAIKSNYITVLERNASNVDGNVKYFNQCQPVSDVTLELVHENGKWQASTSSSGYYLFEAIPHGYISICANKPGKSHGAVKGSDVVLVLRYLAGLQKLSEDQKIAADVTRDSSITELDARSMLSYLCFDAERAAHTDSWRFRPDACHFIHRSDTTIHWCAVVLGDVNGDWQNDQEENFIAGSADISAVSKQTQLKIGTIAWRDQGQASVPILIAGLSEPLQSLMLTVEYPPSMLKFKTVQSGSLWGKFLVESNGKFDGKIHIAMAAAAGCKSEGEILRIILDSKEQNICIDETDFLITRAIMNDHTIITLTNAILDAKRSGKPEENLVLRSEPNPFHGQTRIQFALPKAMKVELNIYNILGQRVRTLISGNHPAGLHELFWDGTDEQGRDLKSGVYLYQLRNLEPGQPFQCTKKMFLLR from the coding sequence ATGATGAAGAAACTGGTTTTGTGGAGATCATGGGGGAGTTTCTCGATTGCACTCGGTTGCTTATTTGCGCTAATCTTCCATGACAGTATTTTGGCGCATCCAATCAAAAGCAAAGTGCCGCAATATGGGCTATTCGAAGCTGAGTTTCAAGCCCAACTCAGCTATAATAACCCATATGTTGAGGCATTTTTATCCGTTTCGGTCGACGGACCGAATGGGATCCATCTCGAAATCGAAGGTTATTGGTATGAGGGCAATTGCTGGCGATTTCGCATCATGCCTACGGCACCGGGGAGATGGATCTATATTACCCATTCCAATGACCCAGGGCTGGATAGCCTGTCTGGCGAATTCGAATGTGTCCCTTCGGATCGGCCAGGCATCCTTCAAGTGAATCCTGATTTTCCTTATAGTTTCCGATTGAGCGAGGGAACGCCGTTTCTCTGGTTGGGTGAAACCAACTGGTGCCTAATGAGCGATGGGGTACCTTTTAGCGATGGCTCATTTCAAAAATATATTATCCGGCGCAGAGAGCAAAAATTCAATGGCATTCATTTTGTGCTTGGAACTGGCGGATTACCGCTTGGGACCACGAATCCAAAAAACGAAGGGGGGAGCTTGTGGATCTCGCAATCTCAGCAACGCATCAATCCAGAGTTCTATAAATGGATGGACCGACGAATGGCTTTCCTCGATTCGGTTCAAATGGCCGTTGGTTTTTTTATCACATGGGCCCAGCACTTTATGACTTTTCGCCGCGAGCAATTCGAGCGCTGGGAACGGTATTTGATCGCGCGATACGCCGCTTATCCTTTGCTCTATTGGGTCCTCGTCGGCGAATTCGACGAAGCCGGAACGATCGAAGATTATCACTATCACGGTCGCGTGTTCTACAACTTTGATCCATACGGCCACCTCATTTCAAACCATCCGAATCATTGGGATCCGAATAATCTCGGTACCAGCCGCATTTTCGCGGGACAGGATTGGTTCGGGATGGTACTCCAGCAATTGCCCCGCTATCCGATCACTGCCACACCTGCCGAAGTGAATCGCTCTATTTTGGTCGATCGGCAATATAACATCCCAGTGGTGAACCTCGAATTTGGCTATGAAGATAAAAATTATTATGGCAAAATCGTCACGGCACAATGCATTCGCAAATACGCTTGGGCCATTATGTTCGGAGGCGGGTTTCTCAGCTATGGTCACGAAAAAACCATCCGAACGGTAGACCCATCTGCGCTTGAGTCCGAAGGAGTTCGCTATTTGGGCATTATGTACGAATTTTTTGAGCGGCTCAAATGGTGGGAATTTAGTCCAGACCCAGATCGTGCGGATCGGGGTTTCTGTTTGAGCAGTCCGCGGCCCGAGTTTCTGGTCTATCTCGTCGAACCGGGACCAGTCAAAGTCGATTTGAGCCAGGTGAACGGGCTTTTTATGGCGAACTGGTTTGATCCAATAACTGGGGATAGCGGTGATACTTTGTTGTTTAGCGGAGGGCGAGGGCAGACTTTCGATCCTCCTTTTGCTAACGATGCGATATTGCACATATTTCCCAATTGCCAGCCCATCATGGAGGTCACTCCGGATCGATTATTATTCGAGGCAGTGGAACACGGTGACAACCCTGAAGCTCGGACGATTCGGATTCGCAACATCGGCGCGGGCGAGATGAAATGGTCCGCTACAAAATTGGCGAATAGCGAATGGCTTCTTATCAATCCCAGCACAGGAATTGGCGATGCTGACGTTTCGGTCTCAATAGAGTTGAATGGTCTTAGCCCAGTAATTTATCGGGATACAGTCCAATTCAGTGCGTATCGTGCGATGAATGGACCGATCGCAGTACCAATCGAATTGAAGGTCGATTCTATGGCCTGCATGAAAGTGATTTCACCCAATGGGGGTGAGTATTGGGAGATCGGTAGCCAGCAGCAAATTACATGGTGGTCCCAGCGGATCAGCGATACTGTGCGAATTCATTATAGCAGCGATGCTGGATCAAGTTGGCATCAAATCGCACGGGCACCGAATATCCATCATTACACCTGGACCGTGCCCGCCGTGCCATCCAGCAACTGCTTGATTCGGATCAGCGATGAAATCAGCCGAATGGAAGACCAGAGCGATTCAACATTTTGCATCGCTGAACCGCTGCAGCCAGATTTCTCGGCTGAGCCTTTGATCGGCTATTTGCCGCTGAATGTGACCTTCCACGATCATTCAACGGGATTGATCGATCGGTGGCATTGGGATTTCGGGGATGGTGGCATCAGTAAAGAACAGCATCCAGTGCATTCATATCTAATTTCAGGTTGTTTTTCGGTTCAATTGACCATTGCGGGCAAGACAGGCGAACGAAGTGCGATAAAATCGAATTATATCACTGTGCTGGAGCGCAACGCCAGCAATGTTGACGGCAACGTGAAATATTTCAACCAATGTCAGCCAGTATCGGACGTCACACTGGAATTGGTTCATGAGAATGGCAAGTGGCAGGCATCAACCTCTTCGTCTGGTTATTATTTGTTTGAAGCAATTCCGCATGGGTACATATCAATTTGCGCAAATAAACCTGGTAAGAGCCATGGTGCGGTCAAAGGAAGCGATGTTGTTTTGGTATTAAGATATCTAGCAGGGCTGCAAAAATTATCAGAGGACCAAAAAATTGCGGCTGATGTAACCCGTGATAGTTCGATCACCGAATTGGATGCTCGTTCGATGTTGAGCTATTTGTGTTTCGATGCGGAGCGAGCCGCTCACACGGACTCGTGGCGATTCCGACCAGATGCGTGTCATTTTATCCACCGATCGGATACAACCATTCATTGGTGCGCTGTTGTGCTTGGCGATGTGAATGGCGATTGGCAAAACGATCAGGAGGAAAATTTTATTGCCGGGAGTGCAGATATATCAGCGGTTTCAAAACAAACCCAATTAAAGATAGGGACGATTGCTTGGCGTGATCAAGGTCAAGCTTCTGTTCCGATCCTCATTGCAGGTTTATCTGAGCCGCTCCAAAGCCTGATGTTAACTGTGGAATACCCGCCAAGCATGCTGAAATTTAAAACTGTCCAATCAGGCAGCCTTTGGGGGAAATTCTTGGTGGAAAGCAATGGCAAATTCGATGGCAAAATACATATCGCCATGGCAGCAGCGGCAGGCTGCAAGAGCGAGGGCGAAATCCTTCGGATTATCTTAGACTCCAAGGAGCAAAACATTTGCATTGATGAGACTGATTTTCTCATTACGCGTGCGATAATGAACGACCACACAATTATCACTTTGACGAATGCGATCTTGGATGCGAAGAGATCAGGGAAGCCAGAAGAGAATTTGGTGCTTCGCAGCGAGCCCAACCCATTTCATGGTCAGACACGCATTCAATTTGCTCTTCCCAAAGCGATGAAGGTGGAATTGAACATTTACAACATTCTGGGTCAGCGGGTGCGTACCCTAATCAGCGGCAATCATCCCGCTGGGCTGCATGAGCTCTTTTGGGATGGAACAGATGAACAAGGGCGCGATTTGAAATCCGGAGTTTATTTATATCAATTAAGAAACTTGGAACCAGGGCAGCCCTTCCAATGTACCAAGAAAATGTTTCTGCTCAGATGA